In Mycolicibacterium nivoides, the DNA window GGGACCCCGCCGAGGTGCCCGAGATCCGCTCGATCGCGTACCCCGCGTCCTGGAGCGCGACGACGGCGCCCACCAGGCCGATGCCCTTGACCCCGCCCCCGGAAAGTACGAGGTCAGCACGGTGCGGGGAACGTTTCGCAGCCATGACCCCAGCTTGGCACGGCCGCCTGACAATCAACCGGACGTTCGAGAACTCTTACCCATGGTGGTCTCCAACCCGATGAACAGCACGTCGAGCCCGCGGTCGAGTTCGGCGGCACCGTCGTAGGACCCGAGCGCAGGAGCCAGTGCACGCACCTGCGGGAACTCGATGATCGACAGTCGGTGCAGACCCAGTCGCAGCACATCGTCGGGCTCCTCCGGCCGTTCGACGACCTCCTGCAACTCGGTGAGGATGTGGCCGTACAGATAGCCGAACAGCATCCGGTAGATGTGCAGGGCATCGGTCCCGGAGAATCCGGCCGCCGTCAGCAGCGCCAGGACATCCTCCAGCGGCCGCAGCATTCCCGGCGGACGCTGTCCCAGCGGGGTGGCCAGCGGACGAGTCACCATCAGCGGCACGACATTTGGATGCGCCAGCGCCAGCTGCCGAAACTCGTGCGCCACCGCGCGTAGCTGGCCGGCCCAGTCGGGGTCGGCGGTGTCCACGCGCAGTTGGCTGATCACGATCTCGGTGACCCCGTCGAGCAACGCGGCCTTGTTGGGCACATGCCGGTAGAGCACGGCAGGATCCCGGCCGACCTCTTCACTGAGCCGACGCATGGACAGACCGTCGACACCGTCGCGGTCCACCAGTCGCAGGGCAGACTGCAGGATCACCGATCGGTTGATCTGACCCTCCACACCGCGCCGGGGCGCGGTCGCCTGTTTGACCATCGTGACGACTCCTCCATAGGGCTGGAGCGTCAGACTACATCGGGTGTCAACACTGTAGACAAACATCGTTGCGGTTGCGTTGGGCTGCGCGTAGGGTCGAGCCATCGGGACCACACAGGCTCCCAAGTCAAAGGGGCCAACCATGGCTGACAAGTCGCCACGCCAGAGCATGACCAAGAAATCGGGCAAGTCGCTCAAGGAGAAACGCGCGGCCAAGCGGGACAAGGCCGTCGACGCGCACTCGACCGAGGAAGTCCTCCACCACAAGCGGCGTTGAGACTCGGCTCGCCAGATAAGCCAGGGGGCAGGAGGGGCCCGGACGTAACCGCGTCCGGGCCTTTCGATGTGCGATGTGGCGCTCGGCATGTCCGAAACCGCCCCTCACGTAGCATCGAATTGTCATGCGAATCGCCATCAGTGGGGCCGGAGTCGCCGGGACGGCGTTGGCGCACTGGCTGCATCGCACCGGGCACACCCCGACACTGATCGAGCGCGCTCCGGCGTTTCGCACCGGCGGCTACATGATCGACTTCTGGGGCATCGGATACCGCGTGGCCCGGCAGATGGGCATCGAACCGGCCATCCGCGACGCGGGATACGACGTCCACTGTGTGCGCTCGATCGGACCCGATGGCACGACGCGGGCCGCACTCGGCGTCGACGTTTTCCGGCGCATGATCGGCAACGACTTCACCAGCCTGCCGCGCGGCGATCTGGCCTCCGCCATCTATCGCACTGTCGAGGACAGCGTGCCGACCCTGTTCGGCGACAGCATCACCGGCATCGACCAACACCCTGACGGGGTACGGGTGACGTTCGAGAACGGCCCGCCCGACGACTTCGACCTCGTCATCGGTGCCGACGGCCTGCACTCCAACGTGCGCAGCCTGGTTTTCGGCCCCGAGGAACACTACGAGCACTACCTGGGCTGCAAGGTGGCCGCGTGCATCGTTGACGGCTACACCGGGGGCGATTCCGGCGCGTACCTCACCTACAGCATCCCGGGTCGGCAGGTCGGGCAGTTCACGTTGCGCAACAACCGAACCATGTTCCTGTTCGTGTTCCGTGATGAGCACGACGACCACGGCATGACGCCAAAAGAGCAGTTACACAATCAGTTCGACGACGCAGGCTGGGAATGCCGACGGATTCTGACCGCACTGGACGGCGTCGATGATCTCTTCTTCGACGTGGTCAGCCAGATCCGGATGGACCGCTGGTCAGACGGCCGGGTGCTGCTGATCGGTGATGCCGCAGGCTGCATCTCGCTGCTCGGCGGCGAGGGCACCGGGCTCGCGATCACCGAGGCGTACGCCCTGGCCGGGGAATTCGCCCGCGCCAACGGCGATCACCGAACGGCCTTCGGAAGCTACGAATCGCTGTTACGACCGTTCATCAAGAGCAAGCAGGCCGGCGCCGAACGGATGCTGGGTTTCTTCGCCACCAGAACGCGATTCGGGTTGTGGTTCCGCAATGTGGCGCTGCGGGCGATGAACCTGAGCCGCCCGGTGGCGGGCCTGTTCGCCGGCAGCGTGCGCGACGACCTCGACCTGCCCGACTACCGGATCAGCTAGCGGCGGGCCGGCTCGGCCCGCTCGGACTCGACCTCGGCCGGCTCCCGCGAGGCGCGCACACAGATCCGCGCCCCACGGTGCGGGACCAACGTCACGTGCTTGACGCGCTGCCGTTCGTCGGCAGCTGTGGTGGTGAAAAGGTCCACCCGGCGCAGGATTTCCCGCAGCACGACCCGTAGCTCGACCATCGCGAACGTCGCCCCCAGGCAACGCCGGTTGCCGCCGCCGAACGGGAACCAGGTGGTTGGCCCGAGCGTCACGCCGAACATCCGGTCCGGGTCGAACCGGCCGGCGTCGGGATAGACGTCGTCGCTTTCGTGGACCAGGCCGATGCCCGGCGCCACCATCACCCCGGCGGGCAGCCGGTAGCCGGCCAGCTCGACCGGCTGCTTGAGTACCCGGCCGACGTCGAACACCACCGGCCGGATCCGCAGCGTCTCCTTGGCCACGGCGTCGAGGTACTCGTCGTCGCCGTCACGCGCGGCCCGTACCGCCTTGTCCAGCACCGCGGGATGACGGGTCAGGCGCTCCAGCGCCCATGACAGTGCGGTCGCGGTCGTCTCATGCCCGGCGACGAGCAGGGTCATCAGCTGATCGCGCAGCTCACGGTCGGTCATGGTGTGCCCGCCCTCATTGGCCGAACGCACCAGCATGGCCAGCACATCGGTGCGGGTCGCGACCTCCGGGTCGGCCCGCCGATCGGCGATCTCGGCGTACAGCAGCCGGTCGGCCTCCTCGACGTTGCGCTGCAGGGCCCGCCACGGGCGCCGGCGCTGCAGGTCAGGGCTGGCCAGGGCCAGCGTCTCCCACGGGCCGACGCTGAGCAGCCGCGGCATCACCGCCCGCAAGGCGGCCAGCCGGGCCGGATCCGACGCCCCGATCACGGTCCGCAGGATCACCTCAAGGGTTATCTCGGCCATCTTCGGGGCGGCCGGGAAAGTGGTGCCAACCGGCCAGCCCGCGATGTTGGCGGCGGCGATCTCGGTCATGATCTCGGTCTGGCGGGCCACGGCGTCGCGGTGGAACGCCGGCAGCATCTGCCGTCGGCGTTCGTGGTGTTCGTCCTCGTCGATCACCAGCACCGAGCTGTCCCCGAGCAGGGAACTGAGCACCGAGTTCGCTTCCCCGGCATGGAAGATCGTCGGATCTCCGGCGAACACCACCTTGATGTCGGCGCGATCTGCCAGGTACACCATGGTGCCCATCGCCGGAACCCGCACCGTGAACACGTCGCCGTAGCGGCGGCGGCAGGCCGACACGAATCGCGGCCAGTACCGCAGCATCAAAACGCCCTGCACGGACGGGGGCAACGGAGGCCCCGGAGGTAACCCCACCATTCCTCCACCCTACGAGCCGGAGACCGCCGGTGGACCGGAAGCCGCCAGAGGCCCGGACGCCGGCTGCGTCCGGGCCCTGCCTCCCCCAGGCTTACTTGGCGTGGTTGCGCTGGTGGTGGTGATGGGTCGCGGACCCGGGCTGCGGCATGTTGTGCTGGTTCGGGAAGGCCTGGTGCGAGCTGACCGACGGGCCGGTGTTGGCGACGGAAGCGTCGGCGTGAGCGGTGGCGGCGCCCAGGGCGATCAACGCGGGGGCGGCGGCGAGGGTGAAACCGGCGGCGATGCGGCGGGTGATGGTGCTCATGTCGACTCCTTTGTCGGATAAGGCTTTTCGGTTTTTTCTCCGGTGTGTTCCGGTGTTGAGATAAGAATGCGCCGATCCGGCCCGCGGCTGTATCGACCGACCGGCCCATCCACCGGACGAACCTCGTGTCCCCCGATCGGGGGACACGAACCAGATGTCACCCGCTGGTCATCGAATTGCCGTCTGACGCGACCGGCGCACGCGGCTAGGATCAGCAAACAGATCCAAGGGGGGTCCTGATGGGCATCGATCTCAAGGTGGCCGGCTCGGCGCTGTGCGCGGTGCTGCTCGCCGCCTGCACCCCCACCGTCCCCGATTCCGGCGGCCCGCAGGTCGACGTTCTGGGCAGCATGATGGCCAGCGAATCCGAGATCAACACCGTGATGAACGCCCAGGTCCGGCCGAAGACCGCTCTGCGCAGCCCGATGACCAACGCCAACTATGAGCCCATCTCGCGCCCGGAGTGCATCGTCGTCATCGGCAACGGAATGGAGTGGGTCTACCGCGACAGCGGCTACCGGGCGTTCCGTGAAACCCAGCTCGCGGACGACGCCGACGACGTGGAGGTCGACCAGGCGATCTCCAGATTCGACAACCCCAAAGCAGCTCAGGCCATGGTCGACCGCACCGTCGACATCTGGCGCCGCTGCGGCGATGACACCCTGACCTTCAGCTACAACGGCGGCGAGACGCGGGATGCCCGGCGGATGGGCGTCCCGACCGCGCTCGACGGTGTCGACATCACCAATGACGTACCGCTGGATGTCGCCGACCGCCTCACCCACCGCGCGATCCTGGCCGTCGACAACTTC includes these proteins:
- a CDS encoding TetR/AcrR family transcriptional regulator C-terminal domain-containing protein, giving the protein MVKQATAPRRGVEGQINRSVILQSALRLVDRDGVDGLSMRRLSEEVGRDPAVLYRHVPNKAALLDGVTEIVISQLRVDTADPDWAGQLRAVAHEFRQLALAHPNVVPLMVTRPLATPLGQRPPGMLRPLEDVLALLTAAGFSGTDALHIYRMLFGYLYGHILTELQEVVERPEEPDDVLRLGLHRLSIIEFPQVRALAPALGSYDGAAELDRGLDVLFIGLETTMGKSSRTSG
- a CDS encoding FAD-binding domain, yielding MRIAISGAGVAGTALAHWLHRTGHTPTLIERAPAFRTGGYMIDFWGIGYRVARQMGIEPAIRDAGYDVHCVRSIGPDGTTRAALGVDVFRRMIGNDFTSLPRGDLASAIYRTVEDSVPTLFGDSITGIDQHPDGVRVTFENGPPDDFDLVIGADGLHSNVRSLVFGPEEHYEHYLGCKVAACIVDGYTGGDSGAYLTYSIPGRQVGQFTLRNNRTMFLFVFRDEHDDHGMTPKEQLHNQFDDAGWECRRILTALDGVDDLFFDVVSQIRMDRWSDGRVLLIGDAAGCISLLGGEGTGLAITEAYALAGEFARANGDHRTAFGSYESLLRPFIKSKQAGAERMLGFFATRTRFGLWFRNVALRAMNLSRPVAGLFAGSVRDDLDLPDYRIS
- a CDS encoding cytochrome P450, translating into MVGLPPGPPLPPSVQGVLMLRYWPRFVSACRRRYGDVFTVRVPAMGTMVYLADRADIKVVFAGDPTIFHAGEANSVLSSLLGDSSVLVIDEDEHHERRRQMLPAFHRDAVARQTEIMTEIAAANIAGWPVGTTFPAAPKMAEITLEVILRTVIGASDPARLAALRAVMPRLLSVGPWETLALASPDLQRRRPWRALQRNVEEADRLLYAEIADRRADPEVATRTDVLAMLVRSANEGGHTMTDRELRDQLMTLLVAGHETTATALSWALERLTRHPAVLDKAVRAARDGDDEYLDAVAKETLRIRPVVFDVGRVLKQPVELAGYRLPAGVMVAPGIGLVHESDDVYPDAGRFDPDRMFGVTLGPTTWFPFGGGNRRCLGATFAMVELRVVLREILRRVDLFTTTAADERQRVKHVTLVPHRGARICVRASREPAEVESERAEPARR
- a CDS encoding sensor domain-containing protein; its protein translation is MGIDLKVAGSALCAVLLAACTPTVPDSGGPQVDVLGSMMASESEINTVMNAQVRPKTALRSPMTNANYEPISRPECIVVIGNGMEWVYRDSGYRAFRETQLADDADDVEVDQAISRFDNPKAAQAMVDRTVDIWRRCGDDTLTFSYNGGETRDARRMGVPTALDGVDITNDVPLDVADRLTHRAILAVDNFVVDLRISGYDVTDRQTVQLAKIIAGRNAL